In the Arachis ipaensis cultivar K30076 chromosome B10, Araip1.1, whole genome shotgun sequence genome, one interval contains:
- the LOC107621616 gene encoding uncharacterized protein LOC107621616: MAIPKKNSILEQMLLPDLNHQPFAIHYPKLDVDFELKDGFIRLLPKFHGRDNEDPHKHLKEFHMLCCTMVLRGVNEDQIKLRAFPLSLEGVAKDWLLYLPDGVVQSWVDLKKLFLLKFFPASRAIAITKALIHIKQSQGEDLYNYFERFNRLIASYPNLPMSEHALIEQFYEGLLDEERMGIDVASGGALRKKTPEEAREVIATMAENRHHFGNLSLG, encoded by the coding sequence ATGGCTATCCCTAAGAAGAATTCTATACTAGAGCAAATGCTATTGCCAGATCTTAACCATCAACCTTTTGCCATCCACTATCCAAAGCTTGATGTAGATTTTGAACTCAAAGATGGTTTTATCCGTCTTTTACCAAAATTTCATGGAAGGGACAATGAAGATCCGCACAAGCATCTTAAGGAATTCCACATGCTTTGTTGCACAATGGTACTCCGAGGCGTCAATGAAGACCAGATTAAGCTACGCGCATTTCCTTTGTCTCTTGAAGGTGTAGCAAAAGATTGGCTCCTGTATCTTCCAGATGGAGTGGTGCAAAGTTGGGTCGATCTCAAGAAACTGTTTCTTCTGAAATTCTTTCCTGCTTCAAGGGCCATAGCCATAACTAAGGCCCTTATTCACATTAAGCAATCACAAGGTGAAGATCTTTACAACTATTTCGAAAGGTTCAACAGATTAATTGCTAGCTACCCTAACCTCCCAATGTCGGAACACGCCCTCATCGAACAATTCTACGAGGGATTGCTAGACGAGGAAAGGATGGGGATTGATGTTGCAAGTGGAGGGGCATTGAGAAAAAAAACACCAGAGGAAGCACGAGAAGTGATAGCCACTATGGCTGAGAATCGTCATCATTTTGGTAACCTTTCACTAGGATAG